A single Rattus norvegicus strain BN/NHsdMcwi chromosome 5, GRCr8, whole genome shotgun sequence DNA region contains:
- the Rps20 gene encoding small ribosomal subunit protein uS10, translated as MAFKDTGKTPVEPEVAIHRIRITLTSRNVKSLEKVCADLIRGAKEKNLKVKGPVRMPTKTLRITTRKTPCGEGSKTWDRFQMRIHKRLIDLHSPSEIVKQITSISIEPGVEVEVTIADA; from the exons ATG GCATTTAAAGATACCGGGAAGACTCCCGTGGAGCCCGAAGTGGCGATTCACCGGATTCGAATCACGCTCACCAGCCGCAACGTGAAGTCGCTGGAAAAGG TTTGTGCGGACTTGATCAGAGGCGCAAAGGAGAAGAATCTGAAAGTGAAAGGACCAGTGCGCATGCCTACCAAG ACACTGAGAATCACTACCAGAAAAACCCCTTGCGGTGAAGGTTCCAAGACGTGGGATCGTTTCCAGATGAGAATCCACAAGCGACTCATTGACTTACACAGTCCTTCAGAGATTGTTAAGCAGATTACTTCCATCAGTATTGAGCCTGGAGTGGAGGTTGAAGTCACCATTGCAGATGCCTAA